A single window of Bradyrhizobium daqingense DNA harbors:
- a CDS encoding Gfo/Idh/MocA family protein translates to MSSKGSVAAKAGLRVGVIGAGVMGSNHARVLAGLPGVTLVGIVDPSPAHRTRTTELATCQGFETLDELLAEGIDAVTIAAPTHLHHEVALACIARNIHVLVEKPIASTVEEGREIVTAAQKAGVTLMVGHVERFNPAVAAVKKAIAGEDILSIAITRVGPFPPRMSNVGVVIDLAVHDIDLIRWFTESDIVEVQPQLSSAVAEREDIALLQFRTVNGVLAHINTNWLTPFKARSVTVATRGKYVMGDLLTRQVTECFGFQPDGSYSMRHLPVGHDEPLRAELLAFLKAVRDGETPAVTGDEGVASLEIATQCLETPSRPAATASARKGPRRVAG, encoded by the coding sequence ATGAGTTCCAAAGGGTCTGTGGCGGCAAAGGCCGGCCTGCGTGTCGGCGTCATCGGCGCCGGCGTGATGGGTAGCAACCATGCGCGCGTGCTCGCGGGTCTTCCCGGCGTCACCCTGGTTGGGATCGTCGATCCCTCGCCGGCACACCGGACGCGCACCACCGAGCTTGCGACCTGTCAGGGCTTCGAGACGCTCGACGAGCTGCTCGCCGAAGGTATCGATGCCGTCACCATCGCCGCGCCGACCCATCTGCATCACGAGGTGGCGCTGGCCTGCATCGCCAGGAACATCCACGTGCTCGTGGAGAAGCCGATCGCCTCCACGGTCGAAGAGGGCCGCGAGATCGTCACCGCCGCGCAAAAGGCCGGCGTCACACTGATGGTCGGCCATGTCGAACGCTTCAATCCGGCGGTCGCCGCCGTCAAGAAGGCGATCGCGGGCGAGGACATTCTCTCCATCGCGATCACCCGCGTCGGCCCGTTCCCGCCGCGCATGTCCAATGTCGGCGTCGTCATCGACCTCGCCGTGCACGACATCGACCTGATCCGCTGGTTCACCGAATCCGACATCGTCGAGGTGCAGCCGCAATTGTCGAGCGCCGTCGCCGAGCGCGAGGACATCGCGCTCCTGCAATTCCGCACCGTCAACGGCGTGCTCGCCCACATCAACACCAACTGGTTGACGCCGTTCAAGGCACGCAGCGTCACGGTCGCCACGCGCGGCAAATACGTGATGGGCGATCTGCTGACGCGCCAGGTCACCGAATGCTTCGGCTTCCAGCCGGACGGCAGCTATTCGATGCGGCATCTGCCGGTCGGCCATGACGAGCCCCTGCGCGCCGAACTGCTCGCGTTCCTCAAGGCGGTGCGTGACGGCGAAACGCCGGCGGTCACCGGCGATGAAGGCGTCGCCAGCCTCGAGATCGCCACGCAGTGCCTGGAGACACCCTCGCGGCCCGCCGCGACCGCATCTGCCCGCAAGGGCCCGCGCCGCGTCGCCGGCTGA